The Bacteroidota bacterium genome includes a region encoding these proteins:
- the trxA gene encoding thioredoxin, with product MMEHLTKQTFLDKVFNFEENKEWKFEGKKPALIDFYADWCQPCKIVGPILEELAKEYDGKIDIYKVNTEQEQELSGAFGIQSIPSLLFIPLDGQPQMAQGALPKNSLEEAFKSVLKIEK from the coding sequence ATAATGGAACATTTAACGAAACAAACATTTCTGGACAAAGTATTTAATTTTGAAGAAAATAAAGAGTGGAAATTTGAAGGTAAAAAACCTGCACTTATTGATTTTTATGCTGATTGGTGTCAACCATGTAAAATAGTAGGTCCTATTTTAGAAGAACTTGCCAAAGAGTATGATGGAAAAATTGATATTTACAAAGTAAATACTGAGCAGGAACAAGAATTATCCGGTGCTTTTGGGATACAAAGTATTCCTTCTTTACTATTTATTCCATTGGATGGTCAGCCTCAAATGGCTCAAGGTGCTTTACCTAAAAATTCTTTAGAAGAAGCTTTCAAAAGTGTTTTGAAGATAGAAAAATAA
- a CDS encoding transposase, producing the protein MTGIFFYTASIIKKQKIFFSKDRCEIITNSLKYLVDENRIFLYAFVIMPDHIHLIWEMNDGIQYSGNQRNFMKFTAQQLKFHMLENDQDLLTILKVDKKDREYQIWERNPLSIELYTSKVIDQKLDYIHNNPLQKGWNLTDDPANFYYSSAGFYLEGKTNWSFITNIYDV; encoded by the coding sequence ATGACTGGGATATTCTTTTATACAGCTAGTATTATTAAAAAGCAAAAAATTTTCTTTAGTAAAGATCGATGTGAAATAATCACAAATAGTCTTAAGTATCTTGTTGATGAAAATCGAATTTTTCTATATGCATTTGTTATTATGCCAGATCATATTCATTTAATATGGGAAATGAATGATGGAATACAATACTCTGGTAACCAAAGAAACTTTATGAAGTTTACAGCACAACAGTTAAAGTTTCATATGCTTGAAAATGATCAGGACTTATTGACGATATTAAAAGTAGACAAGAAAGATAGGGAATATCAGATATGGGAAAGGAATCCATTGTCAATTGAATTATATACATCAAAAGTCATCGACCAAAAGTTAGACTATATTCATAATAATCCACTTCAAAAAGGGTGGAATCTAACAGATGATCCGGCAAATTTTTATTACAGTAGTGCTGGTTTTTATTTGGAAGGCAAAACAAATTGGAGCTTCATTACCAATATTTATGATGTTTGA
- a CDS encoding glycosyltransferase family 2 protein, protein MINDLKIVVVLPAYNAEKTLKQTFDEIPHNIVDEVVLVDDFSKDNTLEVAKKIGIKHIISHDQNKGYGGNQKSCYNKALELGGDIIIMLHPDYQYTPKLIPAISAILSSDLYQVVYASRILGRGAKKGGMPWYKYIANRLLTLFQNILMHQKLSEYHTGYRAFRKEVLESICYEKNSDDFIFDNQITAQIFYAGFEIAEVTCPTKYFEEASSINLKRSAIYGLGVIGVSIQYFLQKVGLGKFRIFEK, encoded by the coding sequence ATGATAAATGATTTAAAAATAGTTGTTGTACTTCCTGCCTATAATGCAGAAAAAACACTGAAACAAACTTTTGATGAAATTCCTCATAACATTGTTGACGAGGTAGTATTGGTAGATGATTTCAGCAAAGACAACACGCTTGAAGTGGCCAAAAAAATTGGGATTAAGCACATTATTAGTCATGATCAAAACAAAGGATATGGTGGCAACCAGAAAAGTTGTTACAACAAAGCTTTGGAATTAGGCGGTGATATTATCATTATGCTTCACCCCGATTATCAGTATACACCAAAACTAATTCCAGCCATTTCAGCCATTCTTTCATCGGATCTATATCAAGTAGTTTATGCTTCACGCATTCTGGGTAGAGGAGCTAAAAAAGGAGGCATGCCCTGGTATAAATATATTGCAAACCGCCTGTTGACCTTATTTCAAAACATTCTTATGCATCAAAAACTTTCAGAATATCATACAGGTTACCGTGCATTCAGAAAGGAAGTTTTGGAAAGTATTTGTTATGAAAAGAATTCAGATGATTTTATTTTTGACAATCAAATTACTGCACAAATATTTTATGCTGGATTTGAAATTGCAGAAGTTACCTGTCCTACTAAATATTTTGAAGAAGCATCTTCCATTAATTTGAAAAGAAGTGCAATTTATGGCTTGGGTGTAATTGGGGTTTCTATTCAATATTTTCTACAAAAAGTTGGACTGGGGAAGTTTAGGATTTTTGAGAAGTAG
- a CDS encoding response regulator — protein sequence MISNTAAGSVYQLNETSFHLLMKTRIHKVLLISSTYDAFILEEDGRIDEQIFNEYVSLSLRYPPVFIQATSAEQAFELLESEGIDLVITMLSIDDMDPFEFSRQIKSKYEEIPIVVLTPFSREVSIKLKNEDLSAIDYVFSWLGNADLLLAIIKLIEDKMNMEHDVDTIGVQTLILVEDSIRFYSSYLPQLYKIIFKQSKEFMTEGLNEHQKMLRMRGRPKVILATNYEEALQFYERYKNNLLGIISDISYKRDNELDNLAGVKLCKKVKMADQYLPFLLQSSEIANSKYAKELNVKFLHKGSNTLDIELREYVNEYLAFGKFIFLDPKSMKEIAHAPDLNSLQHKIMEVTDESFRYHIERNHISKWLNARALFPIAEKIKYLTTGDFKNLDEIRRYIFDTIAQYRLNKGRGVIAEYDRHRFDEYTIFSRIGNGSIGGKARGLAFIDSMIKKNNIMNMWDDVVVTIPRTVVLTTDVFDEFMEDNNLYRVALSNLTDDEILKHFINSRLPYRIHEDLLAFISVINNPVAVRSSSLLEDSHYQPFAGVYSTYMIPNNHDDENVLLLQLGNAIKSVYASVFYKFSKAYMKATRNVIDAEKMGIVLQEVCGSAYGNNFYPTISGVARSINFYPIEPEKAEDGVVSIAMGLGKHIVDGGISLRFSPAYPQKIIQLSNVSSALKETQKYFYSLNLEGKNVITSVDDSVNLNKRPIKEAEKEGTLKKVASTYDFENEMLRDGTNIKGKRVITFSQILKHNTFPLADIVKTLLEVGAREMNKPIEIEFAVNLNVPKGKPKIFNLLQIRPIVETDETINCKIEEIDQNECIIRCDSALGNGIVNDLTDIVYIKPESFDAAKTKDIALAVEEINQQFVEADKNYILIGPGRWGSSDPWLGIPVNWAQICQSRLIVESGLENYRIDPSQGTHFFQNLTSFRVGYFTINPYIKDGFFDLDYLNKQTAIFENEYIRHIRFDEAVKVMIDGKHNKGVVLKSGKCGCV from the coding sequence ATGATTTCAAACACAGCAGCAGGATCGGTATACCAACTCAATGAAACATCGTTTCATCTTTTGATGAAAACCCGAATTCATAAAGTATTGCTTATTTCAAGTACCTATGATGCTTTTATTTTGGAAGAAGATGGACGAATAGATGAACAGATTTTTAATGAATATGTTTCTTTAAGTTTACGTTATCCACCTGTATTTATACAAGCAACTTCTGCTGAGCAAGCATTTGAATTATTAGAATCGGAAGGGATCGATCTCGTTATTACGATGCTCAGTATTGATGATATGGATCCATTCGAATTTTCCAGACAGATTAAATCGAAATATGAGGAGATACCCATTGTGGTGCTCACTCCTTTTTCCCGAGAAGTATCTATCAAACTCAAAAATGAAGATTTAAGTGCCATCGATTATGTGTTCAGTTGGTTAGGAAATGCCGATTTGCTATTGGCTATTATCAAACTGATTGAAGACAAAATGAATATGGAACACGATGTAGATACCATCGGTGTTCAAACCCTTATATTAGTTGAAGACTCCATTCGATTTTACTCATCCTATTTACCTCAGTTGTATAAAATTATTTTCAAACAATCTAAGGAGTTTATGACCGAAGGATTGAATGAGCATCAAAAAATGCTTCGTATGCGTGGCCGTCCAAAAGTTATCCTTGCCACAAATTATGAAGAAGCGCTTCAGTTTTACGAACGCTATAAGAATAACCTTTTGGGAATTATTTCCGACATTAGTTATAAGCGAGACAATGAACTGGATAATCTTGCTGGTGTTAAGTTGTGCAAGAAAGTGAAAATGGCAGATCAGTATCTTCCATTTCTTCTGCAATCATCAGAAATTGCTAATTCAAAATATGCAAAAGAATTAAACGTCAAGTTTCTCCATAAAGGATCAAATACCCTGGATATTGAATTGCGTGAATATGTAAACGAATACCTTGCCTTTGGAAAGTTTATTTTTCTCGATCCAAAAAGCATGAAGGAAATTGCACATGCACCTGACTTGAATAGTTTGCAGCATAAGATAATGGAAGTCACTGATGAAAGTTTTCGCTACCATATTGAAAGGAATCATATTTCAAAATGGTTGAATGCTAGAGCGCTATTTCCAATTGCAGAAAAAATAAAATATCTGACCACGGGCGATTTTAAAAATCTGGATGAAATACGCAGATATATTTTCGATACCATTGCTCAATATCGATTAAACAAGGGGCGTGGAGTTATTGCTGAATATGACCGACATCGTTTTGATGAATATACCATTTTCAGTAGAATTGGAAATGGATCAATTGGTGGTAAAGCACGTGGTTTGGCTTTTATTGATTCCATGATTAAGAAAAACAATATCATGAATATGTGGGATGATGTTGTTGTCACTATTCCGCGAACTGTGGTTTTGACCACCGATGTTTTTGATGAGTTCATGGAAGATAATAATTTATATCGGGTTGCCTTATCAAATCTAACTGATGATGAAATTCTCAAACATTTTATCAATTCCAGATTACCCTATCGAATTCATGAAGACTTATTGGCATTTATTTCTGTAATTAATAATCCAGTAGCAGTTCGTTCATCCAGTTTATTGGAAGATAGTCATTACCAGCCATTTGCAGGTGTTTATTCTACTTATATGATTCCCAATAATCATGATGATGAAAATGTATTGTTATTACAACTTGGCAATGCAATTAAAAGTGTATATGCATCAGTGTTTTACAAATTCAGTAAGGCCTACATGAAGGCAACACGAAATGTAATTGATGCCGAAAAAATGGGGATTGTATTACAAGAAGTTTGCGGTTCAGCATATGGTAACAATTTTTACCCGACTATTTCCGGTGTAGCTCGTTCAATAAATTTTTACCCCATAGAACCTGAAAAAGCAGAAGATGGTGTGGTTAGTATTGCTATGGGATTGGGCAAACACATTGTGGATGGAGGTATTTCGTTACGGTTTTCCCCTGCCTATCCGCAGAAAATCATCCAACTTTCGAATGTCAGCAGTGCACTGAAAGAAACACAGAAATACTTTTACTCGCTTAATCTGGAAGGTAAAAATGTAATAACATCAGTTGATGATAGTGTCAACTTAAATAAGAGACCTATTAAGGAGGCTGAAAAAGAAGGCACGTTGAAAAAAGTAGCATCCACCTATGATTTTGAAAATGAAATGCTACGTGATGGTACGAATATAAAAGGAAAGCGCGTAATTACATTTTCACAAATTTTAAAACACAATACGTTTCCTTTAGCTGATATTGTTAAAACATTATTGGAAGTAGGAGCAAGGGAAATGAACAAACCAATTGAAATTGAGTTTGCTGTAAACTTGAATGTTCCTAAAGGTAAACCTAAAATTTTTAATCTCTTGCAGATTCGCCCTATTGTTGAAACTGATGAAACTATCAATTGCAAAATTGAAGAAATAGATCAAAATGAGTGTATAATCAGGTGTGATTCTGCTTTAGGAAATGGGATTGTAAATGACTTGACTGACATTGTTTATATAAAACCAGAATCGTTTGATGCTGCCAAAACAAAAGATATAGCGCTTGCTGTTGAGGAAATTAATCAGCAATTTGTTGAGGCCGATAAAAACTATATTTTGATTGGCCCTGGTCGGTGGGGATCAAGCGATCCTTGGCTAGGTATTCCAGTTAACTGGGCTCAAATATGTCAATCCAGATTAATTGTAGAATCAGGCCTGGAAAATTACCGAATTGATCCGAGTCAGGGAACACATTTCTTCCAGAACCTAACATCCTTTCGCGTGGGTTACTTCACGATCAATCCGTATATCAAAGATGGCTTTTTCGATTTGGATTACCTAAATAAGCAAACAGCTATTTTTGAGAATGAATATATCAGACATATCCGTTTTGATGAAGCTGTAAAAGTAATGATTGATGGAAAGCACAATAAAGGTGTGGTGCTAAAGTCGGGTAAATGTGGATGTGTTTAA
- a CDS encoding pyruvate, phosphate dikinase — MPFKVREILLVANLYDAYSIEKEGRFSEHVLGEYHQLNLSSIPRITGVSSAEEAFEQLRNKHFDMIIFMVGVDKAGPLEMSEQVKSKYPYIQTFFLLNNNRDIGFFRDEKPSFIDRIFVWNGDSKIFFAMIKHVEDKINVENDTRYGMVRVILLVEDSPIYYSRYLPLLFNIVLEQTKRIIDDVSTDELYRVLKLRARPKILLASNFEEAIDIVNRYKDYMLCLITDMKYARNGVDDELAGSKLVKYVKEHLKHLPTIIQSSDPTNAQHAYELKCTFIDKNSDSLVQDIKSFITHYLGFGNFIYRNKKGAQIAIARSLKEFEKHLHSLPEESLVYHAKKDHFSLWLMARGEIQVARIINPARVSDFETPQGLREYMINVIQKFRNEQNKGKVIPFEETSILDDQNIVGLSAGALGGKGRGISFINTLVNNFDFSQLVPDINISTPITTIIGIEEFEMFLERNKLHERLFNGDGFEHIKDIFVESKITDSLSRKLKILLKKIKKPIAVRSSGLFEDSLMQPFAGIFETYILPNSHPDINVRLEQCITAIKLVFASVFSKTARDYIEAINYKIEEEKMAVVIQEVVGNQYGEVFYPHISGVAQSYNYYPFGHMKPDDGFAVAALGLGTYVVEGEKAYRFCPKYPNLEINSPKDQYKNSQLHFYAVDLSKTDVNLLEGEDAGLIKLDIDVAEKHQTLKHLASVYNADNKTIIPGLDAYGPRIINFANILKYDYIPLATSIDAVLDVVKEAMGTPVEIEFAVNLNKDENGKATFYLLQIKPLIGSSQDYTVDMSDVKKEDIVLFTEKGMGNGMVNDLRDIIYIDYSAFDKSQTEEMAIEIEQMNADMVKQGKKYVLIGPGRWGTRDRWIGIPVVWPQISNAKVIVETSFEDYPLDASSGSHFFHNVTSMNVGYLTVQQEFGDNRINWKMLDEQKQISRGKFFKHIEFEKSFNVMMDGRKRIAVICK; from the coding sequence ATGCCTTTTAAAGTTCGGGAGATATTGCTTGTAGCCAATTTATACGATGCGTATAGTATTGAAAAAGAAGGTCGATTTTCTGAACATGTATTGGGTGAATATCATCAGCTTAACTTGTCGTCCATTCCACGAATAACAGGTGTTTCATCAGCAGAAGAAGCATTTGAACAACTAAGGAATAAGCATTTCGATATGATTATTTTTATGGTTGGTGTGGATAAAGCTGGACCTTTGGAAATGAGTGAACAAGTCAAGTCCAAGTACCCGTATATCCAAACATTTTTCCTTTTAAATAATAACCGCGATATAGGATTTTTTAGGGATGAAAAACCATCATTTATTGATCGGATATTTGTGTGGAATGGCGATTCGAAGATTTTCTTTGCCATGATTAAACATGTAGAAGACAAAATAAATGTGGAGAATGATACCCGATATGGTATGGTTCGGGTGATTCTTTTGGTAGAAGATTCACCAATTTATTATAGTCGTTATTTACCCTTGCTCTTTAATATTGTGCTTGAACAAACCAAACGAATAATTGATGATGTTTCGACCGATGAATTGTATCGTGTATTGAAGCTTCGAGCCCGACCAAAAATTCTTTTGGCATCTAATTTCGAAGAAGCAATCGATATAGTTAATCGGTATAAAGATTATATGCTGTGTTTGATTACCGACATGAAATACGCAAGAAATGGAGTTGATGATGAATTAGCAGGCTCAAAACTGGTGAAGTATGTAAAAGAACATTTAAAACATTTACCAACCATAATCCAATCATCAGATCCAACAAATGCGCAACATGCTTATGAACTAAAGTGTACTTTCATTGATAAAAACTCAGATAGTCTGGTGCAGGATATCAAGAGTTTTATTACTCACTATCTTGGATTTGGTAATTTCATTTATAGAAATAAAAAAGGGGCACAAATAGCTATTGCCCGTTCTCTCAAAGAATTTGAAAAACATTTGCATTCATTACCTGAAGAGTCGTTGGTTTATCATGCCAAGAAAGACCATTTTTCACTTTGGCTAATGGCCAGAGGCGAAATTCAGGTGGCCAGAATAATTAATCCGGCTCGTGTTTCGGATTTCGAAACTCCACAAGGATTACGTGAGTACATGATCAATGTTATTCAAAAGTTCAGAAATGAGCAAAACAAAGGAAAAGTTATTCCCTTTGAAGAAACGTCCATTTTAGATGATCAGAATATTGTTGGATTGAGTGCAGGAGCACTTGGTGGCAAAGGACGAGGAATATCATTTATAAACACCTTGGTTAATAATTTTGATTTTTCACAATTGGTTCCTGACATCAATATTTCAACACCTATAACAACTATCATCGGTATTGAAGAGTTTGAAATGTTTTTGGAGAGAAACAAATTGCATGAACGTTTGTTTAATGGAGATGGATTTGAGCATATTAAAGATATTTTTGTTGAGTCTAAAATCACCGATTCTTTATCTCGTAAATTAAAAATCCTTTTAAAGAAGATCAAAAAACCAATCGCAGTACGTTCATCAGGTTTATTTGAAGATTCACTAATGCAACCTTTTGCTGGAATTTTTGAAACCTACATATTACCGAATAGCCATCCGGATATCAATGTGAGATTGGAACAATGTATTACGGCAATCAAATTGGTTTTTGCTTCTGTTTTTTCAAAAACTGCTCGCGATTATATTGAGGCTATAAACTACAAGATTGAAGAAGAAAAAATGGCTGTTGTCATTCAGGAGGTTGTTGGTAATCAATATGGTGAAGTGTTTTATCCTCATATTAGTGGTGTTGCTCAATCCTATAATTATTACCCATTTGGACATATGAAGCCCGATGATGGATTTGCTGTTGCAGCACTTGGATTAGGAACATATGTGGTTGAAGGCGAAAAAGCATATCGTTTTTGTCCCAAATACCCCAATTTGGAAATCAATAGTCCCAAGGATCAGTATAAAAACTCTCAGCTTCATTTTTATGCTGTTGATTTAAGTAAAACTGATGTGAATCTTCTGGAAGGTGAAGATGCAGGCTTGATAAAACTAGATATTGATGTGGCCGAAAAACATCAAACACTTAAGCATTTAGCTTCTGTTTATAATGCAGATAACAAAACAATTATCCCTGGATTAGATGCGTATGGCCCTCGAATTATCAATTTTGCTAATATTTTGAAATACGATTATATTCCATTAGCCACTTCAATAGATGCAGTACTTGATGTCGTTAAGGAAGCAATGGGAACACCAGTTGAAATTGAGTTTGCAGTTAATTTGAATAAAGATGAAAATGGAAAAGCAACGTTCTATTTACTTCAAATAAAACCATTAATCGGGTCATCTCAGGACTATACGGTAGATATGTCTGATGTGAAGAAAGAAGACATTGTACTGTTTACTGAAAAAGGGATGGGTAATGGTATGGTAAATGATCTTAGGGATATTATTTATATTGATTATTCGGCCTTTGATAAAAGCCAAACTGAAGAGATGGCTATTGAAATAGAACAAATGAATGCAGATATGGTTAAGCAGGGAAAAAAGTATGTTTTAATAGGTCCGGGACGATGGGGTACTCGAGATCGCTGGATTGGAATTCCTGTCGTTTGGCCTCAGATTTCAAATGCTAAAGTGATTGTGGAAACCAGTTTCGAAGATTATCCACTGGATGCCTCATCTGGCTCACACTTCTTCCATAATGTTACATCCATGAATGTCGGATACCTTACTGTTCAGCAAGAATTTGGAGATAACCGAATAAATTGGAAGATGTTGGATGAACAAAAACAAATTAGTAGAGGAAAGTTTTTCAAACATATCGAGTTTGAAAAGTCATTTAATGTGATGATGGACGGCAGAAAGCGAATTGCCGTTATTTGTAAATAA